In Candidatus Aegiribacteria sp., one genomic interval encodes:
- a CDS encoding ATP-binding protein: MTAAIVEQIVTEGLNLHPPLMIRRELKLPTAQDLATVILGMRRSGKTWFMYQTIGDLLEEGIPRERILYINFEDDRLGELDHGHMRLIEEEYFRRYPDFRNKSVWFFLDEIQEVKGWESYTRTLLDRRGPRLILSGSSSRLLSGEVATQMRGRSLTLEVKPFSFREYLRWKGLSPERYPESSTRSIMEKYFLEYLDTGGFPAVLPLEEMLHRQLLQNYVNTVIFRDVVDRWGVTNITLLKYVVRRLLNSCSCRTSVNRIFREAKANGLNCSKNTVHDYLGYLEDAYMVESMFIETASERRRMTNPRKVYAIDQGLVNAFVGRSGGWGLGRALEDAVFVELRRRGFMPSYVMSKNGFEIDFSFMNGSGEHILMQVCSKLDEQNVLDRETRALAADTREARRLIITLHEERNISRDGLEIEVLPAWKWFGNSTFMNTKPGGA; the protein is encoded by the coding sequence ATGACAGCAGCAATTGTAGAACAGATTGTAACCGAGGGGCTGAATCTCCATCCTCCGTTGATGATACGCCGTGAGCTGAAACTCCCCACCGCACAAGACCTTGCTACAGTAATACTGGGTATGAGACGATCGGGGAAAACCTGGTTCATGTATCAGACAATAGGAGATCTCCTTGAAGAAGGAATACCCCGGGAGAGAATCCTCTATATCAATTTCGAGGATGATCGGCTCGGTGAGTTAGATCATGGACACATGAGGTTAATTGAAGAGGAATACTTCAGAAGATATCCTGATTTCAGGAACAAATCGGTATGGTTCTTCCTTGATGAGATTCAGGAGGTAAAAGGATGGGAGAGTTATACAAGAACCCTTCTCGACAGAAGAGGGCCAAGGCTGATATTAAGCGGATCCTCTTCAAGGCTTCTAAGTGGTGAAGTTGCGACACAGATGCGCGGTCGATCACTGACCCTGGAAGTAAAACCGTTCAGCTTCAGAGAATATCTCAGATGGAAGGGATTATCCCCGGAAAGGTATCCTGAAAGCTCTACGCGCTCAATAATGGAGAAATACTTTCTGGAATATCTGGATACCGGAGGCTTTCCTGCGGTTCTTCCACTGGAAGAAATGCTACATCGTCAGCTTCTACAGAATTATGTAAATACGGTGATTTTCAGGGATGTAGTAGACCGCTGGGGCGTGACTAACATCACCCTTCTTAAATATGTAGTTCGGAGATTACTTAACTCCTGCAGCTGCAGAACCTCCGTTAACCGAATCTTCAGAGAGGCTAAAGCGAACGGGCTGAATTGCTCGAAGAATACCGTTCATGACTATCTTGGTTATCTTGAGGATGCATATATGGTGGAGAGTATGTTCATCGAGACAGCAAGTGAACGGAGGAGGATGACAAACCCCAGAAAAGTTTATGCAATCGATCAGGGGCTTGTAAACGCCTTTGTGGGACGAAGCGGCGGATGGGGACTGGGAAGGGCACTGGAAGACGCTGTATTTGTAGAGCTTCGCAGAAGAGGCTTCATGCCGTCATATGTTATGTCAAAGAATGGATTCGAGATCGACTTTTCATTCATGAATGGATCGGGTGAACATATACTGATGCAGGTCTGCTCGAAACTTGACGAACAGAATGTTCTGGATAGAGAGACCAGAGCCCTGGCAGCTGATACAAGAGAAGCACGAAGATTGATCATAACCCTTCACGAGGAAAGAAATATCTCCAGGGATGGTCTGGAGATAGAAGTTCTTCCTGCGTGGAAATGGTTCGGGAACAGTACTTTCATGAACACGAAGCCAGGCGGTGCGTGA
- a CDS encoding nucleotidyl transferase AbiEii/AbiGii toxin family protein, with amino-acid sequence MKNIIESRLEEYGSSSREARVHALREIVQEIALYSLSVNDFFSRAVFHGGTELRLVHGLPRFSEDLDFILAEPDNSFSWSSYEEALLRTCSNYGLDTELRTVGSEHSSIRRLLLIDTSILEGSPDGRTPFLRIRLEADVNPPEGVQIRTAFIDFPIPFEVSVMDLSSSFALKCHALLCRSWIKGRDWFDFLWFCSRDIHPDMDLLSSAIDQNGPWVNRGIHVTQEWLKDQLRRKIESLDWDQVARDVFPFLSADERRTLDGWKRELFIHYLHRLFSG; translated from the coding sequence ATGAAAAACATTATTGAATCAAGGCTCGAAGAATATGGTTCGTCTTCCCGGGAGGCTCGCGTTCATGCTCTTCGGGAGATCGTGCAGGAAATCGCCCTATATTCACTGTCAGTGAACGATTTCTTCAGCAGAGCTGTGTTCCACGGCGGAACAGAACTTCGTTTGGTTCATGGTCTACCTCGTTTCTCAGAGGATCTCGATTTCATCCTCGCGGAGCCTGATAATTCATTCTCCTGGTCTTCATACGAAGAGGCTCTGCTCAGAACCTGTTCCAATTATGGCCTTGACACTGAATTGCGTACTGTCGGGTCGGAACACTCATCTATCCGCAGGCTTCTTCTGATTGATACTTCTATTCTCGAGGGCTCACCTGACGGTCGGACACCATTTTTAAGAATCAGACTGGAAGCAGACGTAAATCCCCCTGAAGGAGTACAAATTCGAACCGCATTCATTGACTTCCCGATACCATTTGAGGTTTCGGTGATGGACCTCTCCTCATCGTTCGCTTTGAAGTGTCATGCGCTTTTATGCAGATCATGGATTAAAGGAAGAGACTGGTTCGATTTCCTCTGGTTCTGCTCCAGAGATATCCACCCTGATATGGATCTGCTTTCCTCTGCAATCGACCAGAACGGACCGTGGGTAAACCGGGGCATCCATGTTACTCAAGAATGGCTCAAAGACCAACTCCGCCGTAAGATCGAGTCTCTGGACTGGGATCAGGTTGCTCGCGATGTGTTCCCATTCCTGTCCGCGGATGAGCGTAGAACACTGGATGGATGGAAGCGTGAACTGTTCATCCATTACCTTCACCGTCTGTTCTCCGGATAG
- a CDS encoding mobile mystery protein A, producing MKANNKLVREQLQITLAKFQPMLAISIPPKGWIRAIRNALGMNGRQLAERMGVTRQRVSIIEKQEIDASVTLKTLRRAAEALECVFVYALVPRKSLDEITRNRAQRVAAKRLARASHTMKLENQALGKKENMQILSNMIEEIMDELPSNLWDE from the coding sequence ATGAAAGCGAACAACAAGCTTGTCAGAGAACAATTACAGATAACACTGGCTAAGTTTCAACCAATGCTTGCTATATCGATTCCGCCCAAGGGCTGGATTAGAGCAATCAGAAATGCTCTGGGGATGAACGGGAGACAACTTGCCGAGCGCATGGGCGTCACAAGGCAACGAGTATCCATCATAGAGAAGCAGGAAATCGATGCTTCAGTCACCCTCAAAACTTTGCGAAGAGCTGCCGAGGCACTGGAGTGTGTTTTCGTTTATGCTCTTGTTCCCCGAAAGAGTCTTGATGAAATTACTCGGAATAGAGCACAGCGAGTTGCAGCCAAACGCCTTGCTCGAGCCTCTCATACAATGAAGCTTGAGAATCAGGCACTCGGTAAAAAAGAAAACATGCAAATCTTGTCCAATATGATCGAAGAAATCATGGATGAGCTTCCATCAAATCTATGGGATGAATGA
- a CDS encoding mobile mystery protein B, with the protein MPDFNYPEGATPIDPDEAGDLLLTHLTTRNELDRWEQDNIVEALIWLDKTTPTDILNEQFVKELHRRMFARVWKWAGHFRINDKNIGGPWYQISTNVKNLCDDVRLWIELQEYTPDEMAIRFHHRLVLIHPFPNGNGRHARLMTDLLLENILNCSRFTWGSENLSRAGNTRQRYIAALHAADNYNYEPLREFVRT; encoded by the coding sequence ATGCCGGATTTCAATTATCCGGAAGGAGCCACCCCTATTGATCCGGATGAAGCAGGAGACCTCCTTCTCACACATTTAACCACGCGAAATGAATTGGATCGTTGGGAACAGGACAATATTGTTGAAGCATTGATATGGCTGGATAAGACAACCCCGACAGATATCCTGAATGAGCAATTCGTCAAGGAACTCCACAGGCGCATGTTTGCCAGAGTTTGGAAATGGGCAGGACACTTTCGTATCAACGACAAGAATATCGGCGGACCGTGGTATCAGATTTCAACGAATGTGAAAAACCTCTGCGATGATGTGCGCTTATGGATAGAACTACAGGAGTATACGCCGGATGAAATGGCTATCCGATTTCACCACCGGCTGGTGTTGATTCATCCGTTTCCGAACGGTAACGGTCGCCATGCACGGCTGATGACCGATCTATTACTTGAAAACATCCTTAATTGTTCAAGATTTACATGGGGAAGTGAGAATCTATCAAGAGCCGGCAATACCAGACAAAGATACATTGCAGCTCTTCACGCGGCAGATAATTACAACTATGAACCCCTGCGTGAGTTTGTTAGAACATAG